From a single Carassius carassius chromosome 8, fCarCar2.1, whole genome shotgun sequence genomic region:
- the abrab gene encoding actin binding Rho activating protein b: MSEKKPSTNKNIKKLRAISMVCSLTRSWQQWVSENEEKQSSEPSGWAPSYTEDPKDAKKVAPKIKPSQKSLSNQDPRNKNQDDVEAAEESRIKTAQVVKTVMREVQEKSAGIDFLTKRICKDPATDELDKILIKKGSPTRRRKCSNMVSELTRSWKEMENEKKQALEDSEDNEDRSLQLGTNREDTENNRTNENTESAATIRRSSVLRGNKDVEDANKINTLSKKYSAVGNLKSRWQNWASEHTVNQKLNPFSEDFDYEYSMSTRLRRGEEGYGRPKEGSKTAERARRAEAHIHREIDDMCFIIRTMADPDPDGYTRVTFGDLFDRYVRISDKVVGILMRARKHGKVAFEGEMLWQGRDDGVIITLLV; the protein is encoded by the exons ATGTCAGAAAAGAAGCCCTCAACGAACAAGAACATTAAAAAGCTGCGTGCCATAAGCATGGTGTGCAGCTTAACACGGAGCTGGCAGCAGTGGGTGAGTGAAAATGAAGAGAAGCAGTCCAGTGAACCCAGCGGATGGGCCCCGAGTTACACAGAAGACCCCAAAGATGCAAAAAAGGTAGCTCCAAAGATCAAACCATCTCAAAAGTCTCTTTCCAATCAGGACCCTAGAAATAAAAACCAGGATGATGTGGAGGCCGCCGAGGAGTCACGCATCAAAACTGCACAAGTGGTGAAAACCGTGATGAGGGAAGTTCAGGAGAAAAGTGCGGGCATTGACTTTTTGACCAAACGCATCTGTAAGGACCCGGCCACGGATGAACTGGACAAGATCCTGATCAAGAAAGGGTCGCCCACACGCCGCAGGAAGTGCTCCAACATGGTCTCGGAGCTGACACGGAGCTGGAAGGAAATGGAAAATGAGAAAAAGCAGGCTCTGGAGGACAGTGAGGATAATGAGGATAGAAGCCTGCAGCTAGGAACCAACCGGGAGGACACCGAGAATAATAGGACGAATGAAAATACAGAGTCTGCGGCCACAATCAGAAGATCCTCTGTTCTCAG GGGCAACAAGGATGTTGAAGATGCCAACAAAATAAATACCCTGTCCAAAAAATACAGCGCTGTGGGCAACTTAAAAAGCCGCTGGCAAAACTGGGCATCAGAGCATACTGTCAATCAGAAGCTCAACCCCTTCAGCGAGGACTTTGATTATGAGTACTCCATGTCAACACGGCTGCGGCGGGGTGAGGAGGGCTATGGGAGGCCCAAAGAGGGCAGTAAGACAGCGGAGAGGGCCAGACGCGCAGAGGCACACATCCACAGGGAGATTGATGACATGTGCTTCATCATAAGGACCATGGCGGACCCGGATCCGGACGGTTACACTAGAGTGACTTTTGGCGATCTGTTTGACAGATATGTGCGGATCTCGGATAAAGTTGTGGGAATACTTATGAGGGCCAGGAAGCATGGAAAGGTGGCTTTTGAGGGGGAAATGCTGTGGCAGGGCCGGGATGATGGCGTCATTATTACTCTGTTAGTATGA